A section of the Parasteatoda tepidariorum isolate YZ-2023 chromosome 6, CAS_Ptep_4.0, whole genome shotgun sequence genome encodes:
- the LOC107439501 gene encoding glycosaminoglycan xylosylkinase isoform X2, with product MKLKLRIAFVLLLCFGMIVVFAFYFSYIETPLQNHNNPETLKQELIKTTIPSLLNKDRRSRLSNKNFTIPSVASVAGIKINNKLQTLNFSANSGKQEYIHILKYVKENLQSDFKMKVSPWSLAAGWVKSREIHSENTPELGYVLNSMVFNKIDHAGIGYKGTQLKMMLKLEGGQEVIFKPQKYNREYVVTGSPYAGADRHNGEIAAFHLNRLLGLCRSPLTVGRIINLKTEVLPVASESLSKTFFTRDNDTCFYGHCYYCSPADPACGTGDVMEGALILMFPEKYRLKKYRSPWQRTYKETVTARWEQDFNYCDQIRKINIYKKGNRLLDLIDAAVFDYLIGNADRHHYEVFADFPDSIVILLDNGKSFGNPYWDELTILAPLYQCCKIRRKTYERLWTFVGHLGLSLKSILSLDQLSPVLSQSHYESLDRRLKTVLAAIEVCLDDNGEEKVLMDTI from the exons ATGAAGCTGAAATTAAGAATAGCTTTTgtgttattattatgttttggaATGATagttgtttttgctttttatttcagctatatTGAAACTCCTTTACAA aatcACAACAACCCTGAAACTTTAAAACAAGAACTTATCAAGACAACAATACCATCGCTTCTAAATAAAGATAGGCGGTCTAGACTAAGCAATAAGAATTTTACTATTCCCAGTGTAGCATCAGTTGCtgggattaaaattaataataaattacagacTCTGAATTTTTCTGCCAATAGTGGTAAACAAGAGTACATACACATTTTGAAGTATGTTAAAGAAAATCttcaaagtgattttaaaatgaaagtatcGCCCTGGAGTCTTGCTGCTGGATGGGTTAAGTCTCGTGAAATACATTCTGAAAATACACCTGAGTTAGGGTATGTATTGAATTCTATGGTTTTCAACAAGATCGACCATGCAGGTATTGGATACAAAGGAACGCAACTAAAGATGATGTTAAAACTGGAAGGTGGTCAAGAAGTTATATTTAAACcgcagaa gtATAACAGGGAATATGTAGTTACTGGATCTCCATATGCAGGAGCTGATCGCCATAATGGAGAAATAGCAGCATTTCATCTTAATCg ACTCCTTGGCCTATGCCGTTCTCCACTGACTGTCGGCAGAATTATAAATCTCAAGACAGAAGTTTTACCTGTAGCATCGGAAAgtttatcaaaaacatttttcactagag ataatgACACTTGTTTTTATGGCCATTGTTATTATTGCTCTCCGGCTGATCCCGCATGTGGTACTGGAGATGTTATGGAAGGAGCTTTGATACTCATGTTTCCTGAAAAatataggttaaaaaaatatcgcagCCCCTGGCAAAGAACTTATAAAGAAACAGTTACTGCTAg GTGGGAACAAGACTTCAACTATTGTGATCAAATtaggaaaattaacatttataaaaaaggaaacaggCTTTTAGATTTGATTGATGCTGCtgtttttgattatttgattGGAAATGCAGACAGGCATCACTATGAAGTCTTTGCTGATTTTCCAGACagcattgttattttacttgaCAATGGTAAAAG ttttgggAATCCATATTGGGATGAATTAACAATTTTAGCTCCTTTGTATCAATGTTGCAA gatTCGCAGAAAAACTTATGAACGCTTATGGACATTTGTTGGCCATCTTGGTCTATCCCTTAAATCCATTTTAAGCCTTGACCAATTGTCACCTGTTCTCTCTCAATCACATTATGAATCACTTGATAGACGATTGAAAACAGTTCTTGCTGCAATTGAAGTGTGTTTAGATGATAATGGTGAAGAGAAAGTTCTTATGGACACAATTTAA
- the LOC107439501 gene encoding glycosaminoglycan xylosylkinase isoform X1 has protein sequence MKLKLRIAFVLLLCFGMIVVFAFYFSYIETPLQNHNNPETLKQELIKTTIPSLLNKDRRSRLSNKNFTIPSVASVAGIKINNKLQTLNFSANSGKQEYIHILKYVKENLQSDFKMKVSPWSLAAGWVKSREIHSENTPELGYVLNSMVFNKIDHAGIGYKGTQLKMMLKLEGGQEVIFKPQKYNREYVVTGSPYAGADRHNGEIAAFHLNRLLGLCRSPLTVGRIINLKTEVLPVASESLSKTFFTRDNDTCFYGHCYYCSPADPACGTGDVMEGALILMFPEKYRLKKYRSPWQRTYKETVTARWEQDFNYCDQIRKINIYKKGNRLLDLIDAAVFDYLIGNADSIVILLDNGKSFGNPYWDELTILAPLYQCCKIRRKTYERLWTFVGHLGLSLKSILSLDQLSPVLSQSHYESLDRRLKTVLAAIEVCLDDNGEEKVLMDTI, from the exons ATGAAGCTGAAATTAAGAATAGCTTTTgtgttattattatgttttggaATGATagttgtttttgctttttatttcagctatatTGAAACTCCTTTACAA aatcACAACAACCCTGAAACTTTAAAACAAGAACTTATCAAGACAACAATACCATCGCTTCTAAATAAAGATAGGCGGTCTAGACTAAGCAATAAGAATTTTACTATTCCCAGTGTAGCATCAGTTGCtgggattaaaattaataataaattacagacTCTGAATTTTTCTGCCAATAGTGGTAAACAAGAGTACATACACATTTTGAAGTATGTTAAAGAAAATCttcaaagtgattttaaaatgaaagtatcGCCCTGGAGTCTTGCTGCTGGATGGGTTAAGTCTCGTGAAATACATTCTGAAAATACACCTGAGTTAGGGTATGTATTGAATTCTATGGTTTTCAACAAGATCGACCATGCAGGTATTGGATACAAAGGAACGCAACTAAAGATGATGTTAAAACTGGAAGGTGGTCAAGAAGTTATATTTAAACcgcagaa gtATAACAGGGAATATGTAGTTACTGGATCTCCATATGCAGGAGCTGATCGCCATAATGGAGAAATAGCAGCATTTCATCTTAATCg ACTCCTTGGCCTATGCCGTTCTCCACTGACTGTCGGCAGAATTATAAATCTCAAGACAGAAGTTTTACCTGTAGCATCGGAAAgtttatcaaaaacatttttcactagag ataatgACACTTGTTTTTATGGCCATTGTTATTATTGCTCTCCGGCTGATCCCGCATGTGGTACTGGAGATGTTATGGAAGGAGCTTTGATACTCATGTTTCCTGAAAAatataggttaaaaaaatatcgcagCCCCTGGCAAAGAACTTATAAAGAAACAGTTACTGCTAg GTGGGAACAAGACTTCAACTATTGTGATCAAATtaggaaaattaacatttataaaaaaggaaacaggCTTTTAGATTTGATTGATGCTGCtgtttttgattatttgattGGAAATGCAGACAG cattgttattttacttgaCAATGGTAAAAG ttttgggAATCCATATTGGGATGAATTAACAATTTTAGCTCCTTTGTATCAATGTTGCAA gatTCGCAGAAAAACTTATGAACGCTTATGGACATTTGTTGGCCATCTTGGTCTATCCCTTAAATCCATTTTAAGCCTTGACCAATTGTCACCTGTTCTCTCTCAATCACATTATGAATCACTTGATAGACGATTGAAAACAGTTCTTGCTGCAATTGAAGTGTGTTTAGATGATAATGGTGAAGAGAAAGTTCTTATGGACACAATTTAA